One genomic segment of Mixophyes fleayi isolate aMixFle1 unplaced genomic scaffold, aMixFle1.hap1 Scaffold_65, whole genome shotgun sequence includes these proteins:
- the ZNF410 gene encoding zinc finger protein 410 isoform X2, whose protein sequence is MLSDELQSKPELLVEFVQNASIPLGESLVGTESKELTCLSLLPETSECGSLLLPGVSGAERISSKGPDAGLLNSLQVDIDPSTDTTEDKSRALLSPSEPSSLLQDLPVNDNSSFILLNLARSGLGSPSEHLVFVQDEAEDSGNDFLSNDCTDSSTPWFLRVQELAHDSLIAATRAQLARSAKSGSNADTTLNSTPEADTKAVHSKKRLRCSFHGCDRSFRWLTHLKYHLKTHRNDRSFTCPAEGCGKSFYVLQRLKVHMRTHNGERPFLCSEPGCGKQFTTAGNLKNHLRIHTGVKSHQCPVCGKNFSQSGSRNAHFRKHHSARMEDHSNPAEHLHLSEDALQGSHLLSVASGRHAYEEDVSILLN, encoded by the exons ATGTTATCTGATGAGCTACAGTCTAAACCAGAG CTGCTGGTGGAATTTGTGCAGAACGCTTCAATAccactgggagagagccttgttgGAACGGAGTCTAAAGAATTGACCTGTCTTTCTCTCCTGCCCGAGACGTCAGAATGTGGCTCATTACTGCTGCCAG GTGTCTCTGGGGCCGAGCGAATCTCATCTAAAGGGCCCGATGCCGGATTACTGAACAGCCTCCAGGTGGATATTGACCCCAGTACAGACACCACCGAGGATAAGAGCAGAGCGTTACTTTCTCCCTCCGAACCTTCATCGCTGCTACAAGACCTTCCTGTGAATGATAactcctccttcatcctcctcaATCTCGCCAGATCAG GACTAGGGTCACCTTCTGAGCACCTGGTTTTTGTTCAGGATGAAGCTGAGGATTCTGGGAATGATTTCCTGTCCAATGATTGCACAGACAGCAGCACACCATGGTTCCTGCGGGTTCAGGAGTTGGCTCATGACAGTCTTATTGCTGCTACTCGGGCTCAGCTGGCAAGGAGTGCAAAGAGTGGCAGTAATG CTGATACCACGCTGAACAGCACCCCTGAGGCTGACACAAAAGCCGTACACTCCAAGAAACGCCTCCGCTGTTCCTTCCACGGCTGTGACCGATCCTTCAGGTGGCTGACACACCTGAAATATCACCTGAAAACCCACAG AAATGACCGTTCTTTCACGTGTCCTGCGGAGGGCTGCGGGAAAAGCTTTTACGTCCTGCAAAGGTTGAAGGTCCACATGCGCACCCACAACGGGGAGCGGCCCTTCCTGTGCTCAGAGCCTGGCTGTGGGAAGCAGTTTACTACAGCTGGAAACCTGAAGAACCATCTGCGCATCCACACGG GTGTGAAATCTCACCAGTGTCCGGTGTGCGGAAAGAACTTTTCTCAGAGTGGAAGTAGAAACGCTCATTTTAGGAAACATCACTCGGCGAGGATGGAAG ATCACAGTAACCCTGCAGAACATCTACACCTGAGCGAGGACGCTCTGCAGGGCAGTCACCTTCTCTCTGTGGCGTCGGGGAGACACGCTTATGaagaagatgtctccattctACTAAATTAA
- the ZNF410 gene encoding zinc finger protein 410 isoform X1, which produces MLSDELQSKPELLVEFVQNASIPLGESLVGTESKELTCLSLLPETSECGSLLLPGVSGAERISSKGPDAGLLNSLQVDIDPSTDTTEDKSRALLSPSEPSSLLQDLPVNDNSSFILLNLARSGLGSPSEHLVFVQDEAEDSGNDFLSNDCTDSSTPWFLRVQELAHDSLIAATRAQLARSAKSGSNADTTLNSTPEADTKAVHSKKRLRCSFHGCDRSFRWLTHLKYHLKTHRNDRSFTCPAEGCGKSFYVLQRLKVHMRTHNGERPFLCSEPGCGKQFTTAGNLKNHLRIHTGEKPFLCETEGCGRSFAEYSSLRKHLVVHSGVKSHQCPVCGKNFSQSGSRNAHFRKHHSARMEDHSNPAEHLHLSEDALQGSHLLSVASGRHAYEEDVSILLN; this is translated from the exons ATGTTATCTGATGAGCTACAGTCTAAACCAGAG CTGCTGGTGGAATTTGTGCAGAACGCTTCAATAccactgggagagagccttgttgGAACGGAGTCTAAAGAATTGACCTGTCTTTCTCTCCTGCCCGAGACGTCAGAATGTGGCTCATTACTGCTGCCAG GTGTCTCTGGGGCCGAGCGAATCTCATCTAAAGGGCCCGATGCCGGATTACTGAACAGCCTCCAGGTGGATATTGACCCCAGTACAGACACCACCGAGGATAAGAGCAGAGCGTTACTTTCTCCCTCCGAACCTTCATCGCTGCTACAAGACCTTCCTGTGAATGATAactcctccttcatcctcctcaATCTCGCCAGATCAG GACTAGGGTCACCTTCTGAGCACCTGGTTTTTGTTCAGGATGAAGCTGAGGATTCTGGGAATGATTTCCTGTCCAATGATTGCACAGACAGCAGCACACCATGGTTCCTGCGGGTTCAGGAGTTGGCTCATGACAGTCTTATTGCTGCTACTCGGGCTCAGCTGGCAAGGAGTGCAAAGAGTGGCAGTAATG CTGATACCACGCTGAACAGCACCCCTGAGGCTGACACAAAAGCCGTACACTCCAAGAAACGCCTCCGCTGTTCCTTCCACGGCTGTGACCGATCCTTCAGGTGGCTGACACACCTGAAATATCACCTGAAAACCCACAG AAATGACCGTTCTTTCACGTGTCCTGCGGAGGGCTGCGGGAAAAGCTTTTACGTCCTGCAAAGGTTGAAGGTCCACATGCGCACCCACAACGGGGAGCGGCCCTTCCTGTGCTCAGAGCCTGGCTGTGGGAAGCAGTTTACTACAGCTGGAAACCTGAAGAACCATCTGCGCATCCACACGG GAGAGAAACCGTTTCTGTGTGAGACTGAGGGGTGCGGCCGCTCATTTGCTGAATATTCAAGTCTCAGAAAGCACCTAGTTGTCCATTCAG GTGTGAAATCTCACCAGTGTCCGGTGTGCGGAAAGAACTTTTCTCAGAGTGGAAGTAGAAACGCTCATTTTAGGAAACATCACTCGGCGAGGATGGAAG ATCACAGTAACCCTGCAGAACATCTACACCTGAGCGAGGACGCTCTGCAGGGCAGTCACCTTCTCTCTGTGGCGTCGGGGAGACACGCTTATGaagaagatgtctccattctACTAAATTAA
- the FAM161B gene encoding protein FAM161B isoform X1 — protein MTWKEETGDTAQVRVARLMDYVDGEEDEQDIQDMLQDLKIRNSSYVQELNTLYEAALVHQQPALDHLFSSAAVYGQENEYMKGLQNPFPNTYPKPKTTKKDPAFTVPQPFHMTVREAEKRQEMTKAWTDPADDWNEDNAECLKQFRAQPVPAHVFLPLYNEIMEQYEERRKSGIQKRIELLASMQKPFRFLSEERRRPAERPVKAPTQEKQSIRNSIPKSVLDPTVSDKLKEAELLRKINSQIRAKELLESSSSPIPSSHGTRDSHSRSSLRTRQRHLAFLQQNLTFQPCINPSVPDFTALYRNFQKLSLKKQSVREPTVSKPFNLRTSSLMDRKSQTEITQDAPEVPGPLRYSTHLSSLSPNTLPVYITDTTKRREAAIRTSLEDRDNEDLEREKWLRKYRQKALGMQKSLSKRAKAIDPHTPLADANKETLRQNRQSDRKRAQEYKEELEQMKRQVKMRPFLFERVTKVSHPIKCTIPFLSFNLIIHVLLCVLQAKSQFTRTLQQGGRTYGPGSD, from the exons ATGACCTGGAAGGAGGAGACTGGTGACACAGCCCAAGTCAGAGTGGCCAGGTTGATGGActatgtggatggagaggaggatgAACAGGATATACAAGACATGCTGCAGGATCTAAAGATCAGGAACAGCTCCTATGTGCAGGAACTGAACACTCTGTATGAGGCTGCACTGGTTCACCAGCAACCTGCGTTAGACCATTTGTTCTCCAGTGCCGCTGTCTATGGCCAGGAGAATGAATATATGAAGGGATTACAGAA TCCATTCCCAAATACCTACCCAAAGCCCAAGACAACCAAGAAAGACCCTGCGTTCACTGTGCCCCAACCTTTTCATATGACTGTCCGTGAAGCAGAGAAAAGACAGGAAATGACTAAGGCCTGGACAGACCCAGCAGATGACTGGAATGAGGACAACGCTGAATGCTTAAAACAGTTCCGTGCCCAGCCGGTGCCAGCCCATGTTTTCCTGCCTCTCTACAACGAGATAATGGAACAATATGAAGAAAGGAGAAAATCTGGAATACAGAAGAGAATAGAGCTGCTGGCATCTATGCAAAAACCATTCCGTTTTCTATCAGAAGAGCGAAGGAGACCAGCAGAACGGCCGGTAAAGGCTCCAACCCAGGAGAAGCAAAGCATCAGGAACTCGATTCCCAAATCTGTTCTGGACCCTACCGTCAGTGACAAGCTGAAAG AAGCTGAGCTCCTAAGAAAGATCAATAGTCAAATTAGAGCTAAGGAGCTACTTGAGAGCTCCTCGTCCCCTATACCCAGCAGCCATGGGACCAGGGACTCACATTCCAGAAGCAGCTTGAGAACCAGACAACGACATCTGGCTTTCTTACAGCAGAACCTGACTTTCCAGCCCTGCATAAATCCGTCCGTTCCGGACTTCACAGCTCTCTACAGAAACTTTCAGAAGCTCTCTCTAAAGAAGCAGAGTGTCAGGGAACCTACAGTGAGTAAACCCTTCAATCTGCGCACATCGAGCTTGATGGACAGGAAGAGCCAGACAGAGATCACACAG GATGCTCCTGAGGTCCCAGGGCCACTGAGATATTCCACCCATCTCTCCAGCTTGTCACCGAATACCCTTCCAGTGTACATAACCGATACCACCAAGAGGAGAGAGGCTGCCATCAG AACATCACTAGAGGACAGAGACAACGAGGACCTAGAAAGAGAGAAGTGGCTGCGTAAATACAGACAGAAAGCCCTCGGAATGCAGAAATCACTCTCCAAGCGAGCAAAAGCCATAGATCCACACACACCCCTGGCAGACGCCAACAAGGAGACACTGAGACAGAATCG ACAGTCGGACCGTAAGAGAGCTCAGGAATATAAGGAGGAGCTGGAGCAGATGAAGAGACAAGTGAAAATGAGACCGTTCCTCTTTGAACGTGTCACAAAGGTAAGTCATCCAATTAAATGTACAATACCTTTCCTATCCTTCAACCTTATAATACACGTCCTCCTCTGTGTCCTCCAGGCCAAGTCACAGTTCACACGCACTCTCCAGCAGGGCGGACGGACATACGGACCAGGATCTGACTGA
- the FAM161B gene encoding protein FAM161B isoform X2: MTWKEETGDTAQVRVARLMDYVDGEEDEQDIQDMLQDLKIRNSSYVQELNTLYEAALVHQQPALDHLFSSAAVYGQENEYMKGLQNPFPNTYPKPKTTKKDPAFTVPQPFHMTVREAEKRQEMTKAWTDPADDWNEDNAECLKQFRAQPVPAHVFLPLYNEIMEQYEERRKSGIQKRIELLASMQKPFRFLSEERRRPAERPVKAPTQEKQSIRNSIPKSVLDPTVSDKLKEAELLRKINSQIRAKELLESSSSPIPSSHGTRDSHSRSSLRTRQRHLAFLQQNLTFQPCINPSVPDFTALYRNFQKLSLKKQSVREPTVSKPFNLRTSSLMDRKSQTEITQDAPEVPGPLRYSTHLSSLSPNTLPVYITDTTKRREAAIRTSLEDRDNEDLEREKWLRKYRQKALGMQKSLSKRAKAIDPHTPLADANKETLRQNRQSDRKRAQEYKEELEQMKRQVKMRPFLFERVTKAKSQFTRTLQQGGRTYGPGSD, encoded by the exons ATGACCTGGAAGGAGGAGACTGGTGACACAGCCCAAGTCAGAGTGGCCAGGTTGATGGActatgtggatggagaggaggatgAACAGGATATACAAGACATGCTGCAGGATCTAAAGATCAGGAACAGCTCCTATGTGCAGGAACTGAACACTCTGTATGAGGCTGCACTGGTTCACCAGCAACCTGCGTTAGACCATTTGTTCTCCAGTGCCGCTGTCTATGGCCAGGAGAATGAATATATGAAGGGATTACAGAA TCCATTCCCAAATACCTACCCAAAGCCCAAGACAACCAAGAAAGACCCTGCGTTCACTGTGCCCCAACCTTTTCATATGACTGTCCGTGAAGCAGAGAAAAGACAGGAAATGACTAAGGCCTGGACAGACCCAGCAGATGACTGGAATGAGGACAACGCTGAATGCTTAAAACAGTTCCGTGCCCAGCCGGTGCCAGCCCATGTTTTCCTGCCTCTCTACAACGAGATAATGGAACAATATGAAGAAAGGAGAAAATCTGGAATACAGAAGAGAATAGAGCTGCTGGCATCTATGCAAAAACCATTCCGTTTTCTATCAGAAGAGCGAAGGAGACCAGCAGAACGGCCGGTAAAGGCTCCAACCCAGGAGAAGCAAAGCATCAGGAACTCGATTCCCAAATCTGTTCTGGACCCTACCGTCAGTGACAAGCTGAAAG AAGCTGAGCTCCTAAGAAAGATCAATAGTCAAATTAGAGCTAAGGAGCTACTTGAGAGCTCCTCGTCCCCTATACCCAGCAGCCATGGGACCAGGGACTCACATTCCAGAAGCAGCTTGAGAACCAGACAACGACATCTGGCTTTCTTACAGCAGAACCTGACTTTCCAGCCCTGCATAAATCCGTCCGTTCCGGACTTCACAGCTCTCTACAGAAACTTTCAGAAGCTCTCTCTAAAGAAGCAGAGTGTCAGGGAACCTACAGTGAGTAAACCCTTCAATCTGCGCACATCGAGCTTGATGGACAGGAAGAGCCAGACAGAGATCACACAG GATGCTCCTGAGGTCCCAGGGCCACTGAGATATTCCACCCATCTCTCCAGCTTGTCACCGAATACCCTTCCAGTGTACATAACCGATACCACCAAGAGGAGAGAGGCTGCCATCAG AACATCACTAGAGGACAGAGACAACGAGGACCTAGAAAGAGAGAAGTGGCTGCGTAAATACAGACAGAAAGCCCTCGGAATGCAGAAATCACTCTCCAAGCGAGCAAAAGCCATAGATCCACACACACCCCTGGCAGACGCCAACAAGGAGACACTGAGACAGAATCG ACAGTCGGACCGTAAGAGAGCTCAGGAATATAAGGAGGAGCTGGAGCAGATGAAGAGACAAGTGAAAATGAGACCGTTCCTCTTTGAACGTGTCACAAAG GCCAAGTCACAGTTCACACGCACTCTCCAGCAGGGCGGACGGACATACGGACCAGGATCTGACTGA
- the FAM161B gene encoding protein FAM161B isoform X3 has product MTWKEETGDTAQVRVARLMDYVDGEEDEQDIQDMLQDLKIRNSSYVQELNTLYEAALVHQQPALDHLFSSAAVYGQENEYMKGLQNPFPNTYPKPKTTKKDPAFTVPQPFHMTVREAEKRQEMTKAWTDPADDWNEDNAECLKQFRAQPVPAHVFLPLYNEIMEQYEERRKSGIQKRIELLASMQKPFRFLSEERRRPAERPVKAPTQEKQSIRNSIPKSVLDPTVSDKLKEAELLRKINSQIRAKELLESSSSPIPSSHGTRDSHSRSSLRTRQRHLAFLQQNLTFQPCINPSVPDFTALYRNFQKLSLKKQSVREPTVSKPFNLRTSSLMDRKSQTEITQDAPEVPGPLRYSTHLSSLSPNTLPVYITDTTKRREAAIRTSLEDRDNEDLEREKWLRKYRQKALGMQKSLSKRAKAIDPHTPLADANKETLRQNRRTVRELRNIRRSWSR; this is encoded by the exons ATGACCTGGAAGGAGGAGACTGGTGACACAGCCCAAGTCAGAGTGGCCAGGTTGATGGActatgtggatggagaggaggatgAACAGGATATACAAGACATGCTGCAGGATCTAAAGATCAGGAACAGCTCCTATGTGCAGGAACTGAACACTCTGTATGAGGCTGCACTGGTTCACCAGCAACCTGCGTTAGACCATTTGTTCTCCAGTGCCGCTGTCTATGGCCAGGAGAATGAATATATGAAGGGATTACAGAA TCCATTCCCAAATACCTACCCAAAGCCCAAGACAACCAAGAAAGACCCTGCGTTCACTGTGCCCCAACCTTTTCATATGACTGTCCGTGAAGCAGAGAAAAGACAGGAAATGACTAAGGCCTGGACAGACCCAGCAGATGACTGGAATGAGGACAACGCTGAATGCTTAAAACAGTTCCGTGCCCAGCCGGTGCCAGCCCATGTTTTCCTGCCTCTCTACAACGAGATAATGGAACAATATGAAGAAAGGAGAAAATCTGGAATACAGAAGAGAATAGAGCTGCTGGCATCTATGCAAAAACCATTCCGTTTTCTATCAGAAGAGCGAAGGAGACCAGCAGAACGGCCGGTAAAGGCTCCAACCCAGGAGAAGCAAAGCATCAGGAACTCGATTCCCAAATCTGTTCTGGACCCTACCGTCAGTGACAAGCTGAAAG AAGCTGAGCTCCTAAGAAAGATCAATAGTCAAATTAGAGCTAAGGAGCTACTTGAGAGCTCCTCGTCCCCTATACCCAGCAGCCATGGGACCAGGGACTCACATTCCAGAAGCAGCTTGAGAACCAGACAACGACATCTGGCTTTCTTACAGCAGAACCTGACTTTCCAGCCCTGCATAAATCCGTCCGTTCCGGACTTCACAGCTCTCTACAGAAACTTTCAGAAGCTCTCTCTAAAGAAGCAGAGTGTCAGGGAACCTACAGTGAGTAAACCCTTCAATCTGCGCACATCGAGCTTGATGGACAGGAAGAGCCAGACAGAGATCACACAG GATGCTCCTGAGGTCCCAGGGCCACTGAGATATTCCACCCATCTCTCCAGCTTGTCACCGAATACCCTTCCAGTGTACATAACCGATACCACCAAGAGGAGAGAGGCTGCCATCAG AACATCACTAGAGGACAGAGACAACGAGGACCTAGAAAGAGAGAAGTGGCTGCGTAAATACAGACAGAAAGCCCTCGGAATGCAGAAATCACTCTCCAAGCGAGCAAAAGCCATAGATCCACACACACCCCTGGCAGACGCCAACAAGGAGACACTGAGACAGAATCG TCGGACCGTAAGAGAGCTCAGGAATATAAGGAGGAGCTGGAGCAGATGA